A portion of the Manihot esculenta cultivar AM560-2 chromosome 2, M.esculenta_v8, whole genome shotgun sequence genome contains these proteins:
- the LOC122723147 gene encoding GDSL esterase/lipase EXL3-like, whose amino-acid sequence MKLFFESLGFTLPYLIFFVLVTSLLHLNAAVPTIKLPNNETVPAVLVFGDSIVDTGNNNKIISSAKCNFPPYGRDFIGGKPTGRFSNGRVPSDFIAEAFGVKKFLPAYLDPNLKLEDLLTGVCFASGGGGYDPITSNIPPAFSLSDQLQQFKQYINKIKSGVGEERSATIVSKSIYVICTGSNDILNTYYSTPFRQSHYTIDSYADFLVGIASSFIQELHGLGARRFGVLSMPPLGCVPSQRTTRGGIQRKCADYANKAATLFNSKLISAMNSLNSTLSDSILLYLDVYNPLLSLIQNPAKYGFEVATKGCCGTGKLEVTYLCNSFDDPLTCKNDTKYVFWDSYHPTEKAYDVLITIVFNSTVQKLLR is encoded by the exons ATGAAGCTTTTCTTTGAAAGCCTTGGATTTACACTTCCTTATCTCATTTTCTTTGTTCTTGTGACAAGCTTACTTCACCTGAATGCTGCAGTCCCTACCATAAAATTACCCAACAATGAAACAGTTCCAGCAGTTCTTGTGTTCGGAGACTCCATAGTTGATACAGGCAACAACAACAAGATTATATCTAGTGCCAAGTGCAACTTCCCTCCTTATGGGAGAGATTTCATTGGTGGAAAACCAACTGGAAGGTTCAGCAATGGCAGAGTCCCCTCAGACTTCATAG CTGAAGCATTTGGTGTAAAGAAGTTCTTGCCGGCGTATCTTGATCCAAACCTGAAGCTTGAAGACCTCCTAACAGGAGTCTGCTTTGCCTCCGGCGGAGGTGGTTATGATCCTATCACTTCCAACATACCC CCTGCATTTTCCTTGTCTGATCAATTACAACAGTTCAAACAATACATAAATAAGATAAAGTCAGGTGTTGGAGAAGAAAGAAGTGCAACAATAGTATCCAAAAGCATATACGTAATCTGCACAGGAAGCAATGATATTCTTAATACTTATTATTCTACTCCATTCAGGCAATCCCACTACACTATTGATTCCTATGCGGACTTCTTGGTTGGCATAGCTTCAAGTTTTATCCAG GAACTCCATGGACTTGGAGCAAGAAGATTTGGGGTGCTGAGCATGCCACCACTTGGGTGTGTGCCATCTCAGAGAACTACACGTGGAGGCATACAAAGAAAGTGTGCAGACTATGCTAATAAAGCTGCAACCCTCTTCAATTCCAAGCTAATCTCTGCTATGAATTCTCTCAATTCAACTCTTTCTGATTCCATTCTCTTATATCTCGACGTCTACAATCCTTTGCTCTCTCTCATCCAAAATCCTGCCAAATATG GCTTTGAAGTTGCAACAAAAGGATGCTGCGGCACAGGAAAACTTGAGGTTACTTACCTTTGTAATAGCTTCGATGATCCATTAACGTGCAAAAATGACACAAAATATGTATTCTGGGATAGTTACCATCCTACAGAGAAGGCTTATGATGTCCTTATCACAATTGTCTTCAACAGTACTGTTCAGAAGTTGTTGCGATGA
- the LOC122723148 gene encoding GDSL esterase/lipase EXL3-like, protein MKYLCDKKVASIFMITLFILTAAAKQHEKVPAVIVFGDSIVDPGNNNHVKTIVKCNFPPYGRDFIGRKPTGRFCNGVVPSDIIAQELGVKDLLPAYLDPNLKTEDLLTGVSFASGGSGYDPLTPKIVSVLSLSDQLKLFREYLSKIKSAVGEGAVETILSKSIVIVCTGSDDIANTYFSTPFRRPQYDINSYTDLLLSSATAFYKELYEVGARRIGVLSLPPIGCVPSQRTLGGGIDRQCSKSANEAASLFNSKLSSAIHALNKQLPNSTLVYLDTYNPLLSLIQNPAQYGFEVANKGCCGTGNIEVSILCNGLDDPHTCKDASKYIFWDSYHPSERAYKILTSQILNKDLDKLF, encoded by the exons ATGAAGTATTTATGTGATAAAAAGGTGGCTTCAATATTTATGATAACTTTATTTATTCTAACTGCTGCAGCAAAGCAACACGAAAAGGTTCCAGCAGTTATTGTGTTTGGAGATTCTATAGTGGATCCGGGCAACAACAACCATGTCAAAACTATTGTCAAGTGCAACTTCCCACCTTATGGGAGAGACTTCATTGGACGAAAACCAACTGGAAGGTTTTGTAATGGAGTGGTTCCCTCTGACATTATAG CTCAAGAATTAGGTGTGAAGGATCTGTTGCCTGCTTATCTTGATCCAAATCTGAAGACTGAAGATCTGCTTACTGGTGTAAGCTTTGCCTCAGGTGGCTCTGGTTATGATCCTCTCACACCCAAAATAGTG TCTGTGCTGTCATTATCTGATCAACTGAAGCTGTTCAGAGAATATTTATCAAAGATAAAGTCAGCAGTGGGAGAAGGAGCAGTGGAAACAATACTATCGAAAAGCATAGTAATTGTGTGCACAGGAAGTGATGACATTGCAAATACCTATTTTTCTACACCTTTTAGGAGACCTCaatatgatattaattcctaCACTGATTTATTGCTCTCCTCAGCTACTGCTTTTTACAAG GAACTGTATGAAGTGGGAGCAAGGAGAATTGGAGTGCTGAGTTTACCGCCAATAGGGTGTGTGCCATCACAGAGAACTCTAGGCGGAGGCATAGATAGACAGTGTTCGAAGTCCGCCAATGAAGCAGCAAGCCTCTTCAATTCCAAGCTCTCCTCAGCAATTCATGCCCTCAATAAACAGCTTCCAAATTCAACGCTTGTGTACCTTGACACCTACAATCCCCTGCTCTCTCTAATCCAAAACCCTGCTCAATATG GGTTTGAAGTGGCAAATAAAGGATGCTGTGGCACAGGAAACATAGAGGTGAGCATACTGTGTAATGGATTGGATGATCCACATACGTGTAAAGATGCCTCCAAGTACATATTCTGGGATAGTTATCATCCCTCCGAGAGAGCTTACAAAATCCTTACCTCTCAGATCCTCAACAAGGATCTGGACAAATTGTTCTGA
- the LOC110609556 gene encoding protein MID1-COMPLEMENTING ACTIVITY 1 isoform X1: MSSWEHFGEIANVAQLTGVDAVRLIGMIVKAASTARMHKKNCRQFAQHLKLIGNLLEQLKISELKKYPETREPLEQLEDALRRSYILVNSCQDRSYLYLLAMGWNIVYQFRKAQNEIDRYLRLVPLITLVDNARVRERLEDIQKDQHEYTLDEEDRKVQDVILKPEPLKDQTIVLKKTLSSSYPNLGFNEALQKESQKLQLELQRSQANLDVKQCEVIQHLIDVTEAAAANSLPQKTSPMKASKKLESNNSDVSEKNDSSDENYPKKSDSRTTSRNTSSFSSGDNLLSHRNSYQHEEWHSDLLGCCSEPSLCLKTFFYPCGTFSKIATVATNKHMSPAEACNELMAYSLILSCCCYTCCIRRKLRKTLNISGGFVDDFLSHLMCCCCALVQEWREVETRGVYGPEKTKTSPPPSQFMES, encoded by the exons ATGTCATCGTGGGAGCATTTCGGGGAGATTGCGAATGTCGCCCAGCTTACGGGTGTTGATGCAGTGCGGCTGATAGGCATGATAGTGAAGGCCGCGAGTACAGCGCGAATGCACAAGAAGAATTGCAGGCAGTTTGCACAGCATCTCAAATTGATCGGGAACTTATTAGAGCAGCTTAAGATCTCCGAGCTTAAGAAGTATCCGGAAACACGGGAGCCTTTGGAGCAGCTTGAAGATGCCTTGAGGAGGTCTTATATTTTGGTCAATAGTTGTCAGGATAGGAGCTATCTCTACTTGCTTGCCATGGGTTGGAATATCGTTTATCAGTTTCGGAAGGCGCAGAATGAGATCGACCGGTACTTGCGGCTAGTTCCTCTCATTACTCTCGTGGATAATGCTCGTGTCAGG GAGAGACTGGAAGATATTCAGAAGGATCAACATGAGTATACATTGGATGAAGAGGATAGAAAGGTGCAAGATGTGATTTTGAAACCAGAACCCTTGAAAGATCAGACCATAGTGTTGAAAAAAACTCTCTCTTCTTCATATCCAAACTTGGGTTTTAATGAAGCTCTTCAAAAGGAAAGTCAGAAACTTCAGCTTGAACTACAACGGTCACAAGCTAATTTGGATGTGAAACAATGTGAAGTTATCCAACATTTGATTGATGTCACAGAAGCTGCTGCTGCAAATTCTCTCCCACAGAAGACTTCACCCATGAAAGCATCCAAGAAACTGGAGTCCAATAATTCAGATGTTAGTGAGAAAAATGATTCATCTGATGAAAACTATCCTAAGAAAAGTGATTCTCGTACAACTTCAAG AAACACATCCTCATTTTCATCAGGAGATAATCTGCTCTCACATAGAAACTCTTATCAACACGAAGAATGGCACAGTGATTTACTTGGTTGCTGTTCAGAACCTTCTCTGT GTCTGAAGACATTCTTCTATCCTTGTGGGACATTCTCAAAGATTGCTACGGTGGCAACCAATAAGCACATGT cCCCAGCTGAAGCATGTAACGAATTGATGGCGTATTCATTGATACTGTCATGTTGTTGCTATACTTGCTGCATCAGAAGAAAGCTTCGCAAAACATTGAATATCTCG GGGGGATTTGTTGACGATTTTCTATCCCATTTGATGTGTTGTTGCTGTGCCCTCGTACAAGAATGGCGAGAAGTGGAGACTCGTGGTGTGTATG gtcctgagaaAACAAAAACAAGCCCACCACCGTCACAATTCATGGAATCATAA
- the LOC110609556 gene encoding protein MID1-COMPLEMENTING ACTIVITY 1 isoform X2, with protein MSSWEHFGEIANVAQLTGVDAVRLIGMIVKAASTARMHKKNCRQFAQHLKLIGNLLEQLKISELKKYPETREPLEQLEDALRRSYILVNSCQDRSYLYLLAMGWNIVYQFRKAQNEIDRYLRLVPLITLVDNARVRERLEDIQKDQHEYTLDEEDRKVQDVILKPEPLKDQTIVLKKTLSSSYPNLGFNEALQKESQKLQLELQRSQANLDVKQCEVIQHLIDVTEAAAANSLPQKTSPMKASKKLESNNSDVSEKNDSSDENYPKKSDSRTTSRNTSSFSSGDNLLSHRNSYQHEEWHSDLLGCCSEPSLCLKTFFYPCGTFSKIATVATNKHMSPAEACNELMAYSLILSCCCYTCCIRRKLRKTLNISGGFVDDFLSHLMCCCCALVQEWREVETRGPEKTKTSPPPSQFMES; from the exons ATGTCATCGTGGGAGCATTTCGGGGAGATTGCGAATGTCGCCCAGCTTACGGGTGTTGATGCAGTGCGGCTGATAGGCATGATAGTGAAGGCCGCGAGTACAGCGCGAATGCACAAGAAGAATTGCAGGCAGTTTGCACAGCATCTCAAATTGATCGGGAACTTATTAGAGCAGCTTAAGATCTCCGAGCTTAAGAAGTATCCGGAAACACGGGAGCCTTTGGAGCAGCTTGAAGATGCCTTGAGGAGGTCTTATATTTTGGTCAATAGTTGTCAGGATAGGAGCTATCTCTACTTGCTTGCCATGGGTTGGAATATCGTTTATCAGTTTCGGAAGGCGCAGAATGAGATCGACCGGTACTTGCGGCTAGTTCCTCTCATTACTCTCGTGGATAATGCTCGTGTCAGG GAGAGACTGGAAGATATTCAGAAGGATCAACATGAGTATACATTGGATGAAGAGGATAGAAAGGTGCAAGATGTGATTTTGAAACCAGAACCCTTGAAAGATCAGACCATAGTGTTGAAAAAAACTCTCTCTTCTTCATATCCAAACTTGGGTTTTAATGAAGCTCTTCAAAAGGAAAGTCAGAAACTTCAGCTTGAACTACAACGGTCACAAGCTAATTTGGATGTGAAACAATGTGAAGTTATCCAACATTTGATTGATGTCACAGAAGCTGCTGCTGCAAATTCTCTCCCACAGAAGACTTCACCCATGAAAGCATCCAAGAAACTGGAGTCCAATAATTCAGATGTTAGTGAGAAAAATGATTCATCTGATGAAAACTATCCTAAGAAAAGTGATTCTCGTACAACTTCAAG AAACACATCCTCATTTTCATCAGGAGATAATCTGCTCTCACATAGAAACTCTTATCAACACGAAGAATGGCACAGTGATTTACTTGGTTGCTGTTCAGAACCTTCTCTGT GTCTGAAGACATTCTTCTATCCTTGTGGGACATTCTCAAAGATTGCTACGGTGGCAACCAATAAGCACATGT cCCCAGCTGAAGCATGTAACGAATTGATGGCGTATTCATTGATACTGTCATGTTGTTGCTATACTTGCTGCATCAGAAGAAAGCTTCGCAAAACATTGAATATCTCG GGGGGATTTGTTGACGATTTTCTATCCCATTTGATGTGTTGTTGCTGTGCCCTCGTACAAGAATGGCGAGAAGTGGAGACTCGTG gtcctgagaaAACAAAAACAAGCCCACCACCGTCACAATTCATGGAATCATAA
- the LOC110609557 gene encoding senescence-specific cysteine protease SAG12 has protein sequence MALTIQYRRICLALIFIFGAVVSQAAARTLQDTLMYERHEEWMTRFGRVYKDLKEKEIRKKIFKENVERIDSFNSVAGKPYKLGINQFADLTNEEFKTSRNRFKGHICSAQEGPFRYENVSAVPSSMDWRKKGAVTAIKDQGQCGSCWAFSAVAAVEGITQLSTGKLISLSEQELVDCDTKGEDQGCQGGLMDDAFKFIEQNQGLTTEANYPYEGSDGTCNTKKEANHAAKITDYEDVPANNEAALMKAVAKQPVAVAIDAGGFEFQFYSSGIFTGTCGTELDHGVAAVGYGESNGMKYWLVKNSWGTQWGEEGYIRMQKDVDAKEGLCGIAMQASYPTA, from the exons ATGGCTTTAACAATCCAATACAGACGCATTTGCTTGGCATTGATCTTCATTTTTGGAGCTGTGGTTTCTCAAGCTGCAGCTCGTACTCTCCAAGACACATTAATGTATGAGAGGCATGAGGAATGGATGACTCGTTTTGGACGTGTATACAAGGATCTCAAGGAGAAGGAAATACGCAAGAAGATTTTCAAGGAAAATGTGGAACGTATAGATTCCTTTAACAGTGTTGCAGGAAAACCATACAAGCTAGGCATCAATCAATTTGCAGATCTCACGAATGAAGAGTTTAAAACCTCGCGGAACAGATTCAAGGGGCATATATGTTCTGCACAAGAAGGTCCATTCAGATATGAAAATGTTTCTGCAGTTCCATCTTCTATGGACTGGAGAAAGAAAGGAGCAGTTACAGCCATCAAGGACCAAGGCCAGTGTG GATCCTGCTGGGCTTTTTCGGCTGTGGCAGCTGTGGAAGGCATTACTCAACTGTCAACTGGAAAATTGATTTCACTTTCTGAGCAAGAACTTGTTGATTGTGACACTAAAGGAGAGGACCAAGGCTGCCAGGGGGGCCTAATGGATGATGCCTTCAAATTCATTGAACAAAATCAAGGTCTAACGACCGAGGCTAACTATCCTTATGAGGGATCTGATGGAACATGCAACACCAAGAAGGAAGCCAACCATGCAGCCAAGATAACAGATTACGAAGATGTCCCAGCCAACAACGAGGCAGCACTAATGAAGGCTGTCGCAAAGCAACCAGTTGCTGTTGCAATTGATGCCGGGGGATTTGAGTTTCAGTTCTATTCAAGTGGCATTTTTACAGGAACTTGTGGCACTGAACTAGATCATGGTGTTGCTGCTGTTGGGTATGGAGAGAGCAATGGAATGAAGTATTGGCTTGTGAAAAATTCATGGGGCACACAATGGGGTGAGGAAGGGTATATAAGGATGCAGAAAGATGTGGATGCAAAGGAAGGGCTCTGCGGCATTGCAATGCAAGCATCTTACCCCACTGCATGA